A genome region from Akkermansiaceae bacterium includes the following:
- the nirK gene encoding nitrite reductase, copper-containing produces MKPIARLLPLLILTTRLLGETQTAPSEAEDAPLKGEEVAVLTDAPNVPPRITRDHPTRVKVDLEVTEVVKRMADGVTYTFWTFGGSVPGKFMRVRQNDEVDFTLKNHPTSKMPHNIDLHAVTGPGGGAKATFTTPGHQTNFTFKAINPGLYIYHCATAPVGMHIANGMYGLILVEPIGGLPEVDKEFYVVQGDFYTTGKYGEAGLQGFDMEKAIAENPDYVVFNGSVGSMTGEKALVASKGDTVRLFVGNGGPNLVSSFHVIGEIFDRVYHEGGSRIQENVQTTLVPAGGSAICEFKLETSGDFILVDHSIFRAFNKGALGIMNVPGEADLSVFSGQKSDTVYLPEGGAIQTIPSDAVAAPAAANKAERITAGKAIYAANCAACHMPDGSGVPKAFPPLAASDYLNENVDRSIAVVIHGLEGKIKVNGQDYESIMPSLGLNDENVANVLTYVYSEWDNKGIEITPEQVAKIRAAGK; encoded by the coding sequence ATGAAGCCCATCGCCCGCCTCCTTCCGCTCCTGATCCTAACGACCCGCCTTCTCGGGGAAACGCAGACCGCGCCTTCCGAGGCGGAAGACGCCCCGCTGAAGGGCGAGGAAGTCGCCGTGCTCACGGATGCCCCGAACGTCCCGCCCCGGATCACCCGCGACCACCCGACCCGGGTGAAGGTTGATCTCGAGGTCACCGAGGTGGTCAAGCGCATGGCCGATGGGGTCACCTACACCTTCTGGACCTTCGGAGGCAGCGTACCCGGCAAGTTCATGCGTGTCCGCCAGAACGACGAGGTCGATTTCACCCTGAAAAACCACCCGACGAGCAAGATGCCGCACAACATCGACCTCCACGCGGTCACCGGCCCGGGCGGCGGGGCGAAAGCGACCTTCACCACACCCGGCCACCAGACGAATTTCACCTTCAAGGCCATCAATCCGGGACTCTACATCTACCACTGCGCCACCGCCCCTGTCGGCATGCACATCGCCAATGGAATGTACGGCCTCATCCTCGTCGAGCCCATCGGCGGGCTGCCCGAGGTCGACAAGGAGTTCTACGTCGTCCAAGGCGACTTCTACACCACCGGGAAATACGGTGAAGCCGGACTCCAGGGCTTCGACATGGAGAAGGCCATCGCGGAAAATCCCGATTACGTCGTCTTCAACGGCTCGGTAGGATCGATGACCGGTGAGAAAGCCCTTGTTGCCTCCAAGGGTGATACAGTCCGGCTCTTCGTCGGCAACGGCGGCCCCAACCTCGTTTCGTCCTTCCATGTGATCGGCGAGATCTTCGACCGGGTTTACCACGAGGGCGGCAGCAGGATTCAGGAAAACGTCCAGACCACGCTAGTCCCTGCCGGCGGCTCCGCGATCTGCGAGTTCAAGCTTGAGACATCGGGCGATTTCATCCTCGTCGATCACTCCATCTTCCGCGCCTTCAACAAGGGAGCCCTGGGTATCATGAACGTCCCCGGCGAGGCGGACCTAAGCGTTTTTTCCGGCCAGAAAAGCGACACGGTCTATCTCCCCGAGGGAGGCGCGATCCAAACCATCCCGTCCGATGCCGTTGCAGCGCCCGCCGCCGCCAACAAGGCGGAGCGCATCACCGCAGGCAAGGCCATCTACGCCGCGAACTGCGCCGCCTGCCACATGCCTGACGGCAGCGGAGTGCCCAAAGCCTTCCCGCCGCTCGCCGCATCCGACTACCTCAACGAGAACGTGGATCGCTCCATCGCAGTGGTCATCCACGGCCTTGAGGGCAAGATCAAGGTCAACGGCCAGGACTACGAGTCCATCATGCCAAGCCTCGGCCTCAACGATGAGAACGTCGCCAATGTCCTCACCTACGTTTACTCGGAGTGGGATAACAAGGGCATCGAAATCACCCCGGAACAGGTCGCGAAAATCCGCGCCGCCGGAAAATGA
- a CDS encoding SCO family protein, giving the protein MKAVTLLFALSAAIHAAPCCVEKEAAAVHATESIYQLDATWTNQHGKQMSLADLKGRPVLITMGYATCKFACPRLASDLIAIEKQLSADELEKLAVVFVSIDPARDSPAQIKAFFDEYKVSQTRWHGLRGDADSILELSVALGIRYRKTTETDFAHSNIIALLSPTGEILHRQEGLGADPAATLAAIRKIPVAP; this is encoded by the coding sequence ATGAAAGCCGTGACACTCCTATTTGCCCTCTCCGCAGCCATCCACGCCGCACCCTGCTGTGTGGAAAAGGAAGCCGCCGCAGTCCACGCCACGGAGTCCATCTACCAGCTCGATGCAACCTGGACAAACCAGCACGGCAAGCAGATGTCCCTCGCCGACCTCAAGGGCCGCCCCGTTCTCATCACCATGGGCTACGCCACCTGCAAATTCGCCTGCCCGCGCCTCGCCAGCGATCTGATCGCGATCGAGAAACAGCTTTCCGCCGATGAACTTGAGAAACTCGCGGTCGTCTTCGTCTCCATCGATCCCGCGCGAGACTCCCCGGCGCAAATCAAGGCGTTTTTCGACGAATACAAGGTATCCCAAACACGCTGGCACGGGCTGCGCGGCGACGCGGACTCCATCCTCGAGCTCTCCGTCGCCCTGGGCATCCGCTACCGCAAAACCACCGAAACCGATTTCGCCCACTCCAACATCATCGCCCTGCTTTCCCCCACCGGGGAAATCCTCCACCGCCAGGAAGGGCTGGGAGCCGATCCCGCCGCAACCCTCGCCGCAATCCGCAAAATACCGGTAGCCCCATGA
- a CDS encoding DUF2256 domain-containing protein, protein MPPKVRKSDLPRKDCVVCGRPFAWRKKWEKVWDEVRYCSERCRREGRAHLKLGAPEQAD, encoded by the coding sequence ATGCCCCCGAAGGTGAGGAAATCCGATCTGCCCCGGAAGGACTGTGTGGTTTGCGGCAGGCCTTTCGCTTGGCGGAAGAAGTGGGAGAAGGTTTGGGATGAGGTGAGGTATTGCTCGGAGCGGTGCCGGCGAGAAGGGCGGGCCCACCTCAAGCTAGGGGCGCCAGAACAGGCCGACTGA
- a CDS encoding formylglycine-generating enzyme family protein — protein MARVEGGSYLPMFGERGKPRTVAPFLLDRRPATNAEFLEFVRENPKWRRSQASRLFVSEGYLSHWAGDLALGPGAPGDAPVVQVSWFAARAYLKACGKRLPTEDEWEFAARADATRVDATMDPAFLNRILGWYGKPNPPVLPAVTTAETDLRGITGMHGLVWEWVSDFNNQMVTGAARNDSSLDRSLFCAGGALSATDAVNYAAFMRLAFRSSLGGNFTVANLGFRGARDLTVPSPARP, from the coding sequence ATGGCAAGGGTGGAGGGTGGCAGCTATCTGCCCATGTTCGGCGAGCGCGGGAAGCCCCGCACCGTCGCCCCATTTCTTCTGGATCGCCGTCCTGCCACCAATGCGGAATTCCTCGAATTCGTCCGCGAAAACCCGAAATGGCGGCGCTCGCAAGCCAGCCGCCTCTTCGTCTCCGAAGGCTACCTCTCCCACTGGGCAGGAGACCTCGCACTTGGCCCGGGTGCGCCAGGGGACGCCCCGGTCGTCCAGGTGTCTTGGTTCGCCGCCCGTGCCTACCTCAAGGCTTGCGGCAAACGACTGCCCACCGAGGACGAGTGGGAATTCGCCGCCCGCGCCGATGCGACCCGCGTCGATGCCACCATGGATCCGGCATTCCTGAACCGCATCCTCGGATGGTATGGAAAGCCCAATCCACCCGTCCTCCCCGCCGTCACCACCGCCGAAACCGATTTGCGCGGCATCACCGGCATGCACGGACTGGTCTGGGAATGGGTCTCCGATTTCAACAACCAGATGGTCACCGGAGCTGCCCGCAACGACAGCTCCCTCGATCGCTCGCTGTTCTGCGCCGGCGGTGCGCTCAGTGCCACCGATGCGGTCAACTACGCCGCCTTCATGCGCCTCGCCTTCCGCTCCAGCCTTGGCGGCAATTTCACGGTCGCCAACCTCGGCTTCCGGGGCGCTCGCGACCTGACAGTTCCAAGCCCAGCAAGACCATGA
- a CDS encoding Eco47II family restriction endonuclease: MLVKFLDDAALVAEVSHLLTVAEEAVEAQRKEFGKNVIDPFAAMFEMAGFGMDHAGWVNSELMRQAQKTLLNHIGGFHQNILGSVAGWENMNTGSVVDLVSEKHRVIAEVKNKHNTLSGGKRSDQYSNLEKLVMQKASRYHGYTAYFVTVIPKSPERFDRPFTPSEKETGAKVPENELIREIDGASFYELVTGEKDALGQLFAVLPKVVEGITDRKTDAADRAALNAYFSNAFGA; encoded by the coding sequence ATGTTGGTGAAATTCCTGGATGATGCCGCGCTGGTGGCCGAGGTGAGCCACTTGTTGACGGTGGCGGAGGAGGCTGTGGAGGCGCAGCGCAAGGAGTTCGGGAAAAACGTGATCGACCCTTTTGCCGCGATGTTCGAGATGGCGGGCTTCGGGATGGATCATGCGGGCTGGGTGAACAGCGAGCTGATGCGACAGGCGCAGAAGACCTTGCTAAACCACATCGGCGGATTCCACCAGAACATCCTGGGATCGGTGGCGGGCTGGGAGAACATGAACACCGGCTCGGTCGTCGATCTCGTTTCCGAAAAGCACAGGGTCATCGCGGAGGTGAAGAACAAGCACAACACCCTCAGCGGCGGCAAGCGCTCCGACCAATACTCGAACCTGGAGAAGCTCGTCATGCAGAAGGCGAGCCGCTACCACGGCTACACCGCGTATTTCGTGACGGTCATCCCGAAATCGCCGGAGCGTTTCGACCGCCCGTTCACGCCTTCGGAAAAGGAAACCGGCGCGAAGGTGCCCGAGAACGAGCTGATCCGCGAGATCGACGGCGCGAGTTTCTACGAGCTGGTGACGGGTGAGAAAGATGCTCTCGGGCAGCTTTTCGCTGTGCTGCCAAAAGTCGTCGAAGGCATCACGGACAGGAAAACCGATGCCGCTGACCGCGCGGCACTCAACGCCTATTTCAGCAACGCCTTCGGAGCCTGA
- the ccoN gene encoding cytochrome-c oxidase, cbb3-type subunit I codes for MTTEITYDDKTVRRFMNASIFWGIVGMLVGVLAATQLSWWQMNGKFLETITFGLFKGEGLAYITFGRIRPLHTNAVIFAFVGNMVFAGVYYSTQRLCKCRTASDLLSAIHFWGWQLIIVGAALTLPAGLTRGKEYAELIWPLNIGVVLIWVVFGANFFWTLAKRNEKSLYVSLWFYIATIITIAMLYIVNHLSIPTSLTHSYPIFGGVQDALVQWWYGHNAVAFFLTTPILGIMYYFIPKAADRPVYSYRLSIIHFWALVFIYIWAGPHHLLNTALPRWLQMLGMLFSLMLWAPSWAGMLNGLLTLRGAWDKLRTDPVIKFFAVAVTFYGMATFEGPLLSIRAVNSLSHYTDWTVGHVHSGALGWNGFMAAGMFYWLAPRLWKTKLWSTSLANMHFWIGLVGILLYVASMWVAGITQGLMLSETNPGGATLKYEFVETLKQINPMYILRSIGGTFYFLGFILCAFNIFMTARSGKATDDTVEVNVLAKEQKDKLRIGTALRQDPVVYAVSGIAFMILWFLLPPHADKAALVVAVIVFAKGFLLFKKETKSWSDYFDSLLENYLPFTVLIFFAVAIGGGVQIIPSLLVNKSTNMEDRIQLPYTPLELAGRDIYVAEGCYNCHSQMIRTLVPDVLRYGPTEEQGYSRMGESLYDHPHQWGSKRTGPDLAREGGALAAGSETMRSGKRDNLWHFNHFWDPRQTSPGSNMPPYAFLFSKKADLKSLPKKIAAQSALGVPWPAMTKDEIEQSARDQAMEISDALVKAGAFLPDESELTEEQLTRRLADTEVVALIAYMQKLGTYEASAPLKKINDPDSLRETRRTPEPAPEATSAR; via the coding sequence ATGACCACCGAAATCACCTACGACGACAAGACCGTCCGCCGCTTCATGAACGCCTCCATCTTCTGGGGCATTGTCGGGATGCTCGTCGGCGTCCTCGCCGCCACCCAGCTCTCGTGGTGGCAGATGAACGGGAAATTCCTGGAAACCATCACCTTCGGCCTCTTCAAGGGCGAAGGCCTCGCCTACATCACCTTCGGCCGGATCCGCCCGCTCCATACCAATGCGGTCATCTTCGCCTTCGTCGGGAACATGGTGTTCGCGGGCGTCTATTACTCCACCCAGCGGCTCTGCAAATGCCGCACCGCATCCGACCTGCTTTCCGCCATCCATTTCTGGGGCTGGCAGCTCATCATCGTCGGGGCCGCGCTGACCCTTCCCGCCGGCCTCACCCGCGGCAAGGAATACGCAGAACTCATCTGGCCGCTGAACATCGGCGTCGTCCTCATCTGGGTGGTCTTCGGCGCGAATTTCTTCTGGACCCTCGCGAAACGCAACGAGAAATCACTCTACGTCTCCCTCTGGTTCTACATCGCGACGATCATCACCATCGCGATGCTCTACATCGTCAACCACCTCTCCATCCCCACCTCGCTCACCCACTCCTACCCGATTTTCGGCGGGGTGCAGGATGCCCTCGTCCAGTGGTGGTACGGCCACAACGCCGTCGCCTTCTTCCTGACCACCCCGATCCTCGGGATCATGTATTATTTCATCCCGAAGGCGGCGGATCGCCCGGTGTATTCCTACCGGCTTTCCATCATCCACTTCTGGGCGCTCGTCTTCATCTACATCTGGGCCGGCCCCCACCACCTGCTCAACACCGCCCTGCCGCGCTGGCTGCAGATGCTCGGCATGCTCTTCTCCCTCATGCTCTGGGCGCCATCATGGGCGGGCATGCTCAACGGACTGCTCACACTGCGCGGCGCATGGGACAAACTCCGCACCGATCCCGTCATCAAGTTTTTCGCCGTCGCCGTCACCTTCTACGGGATGGCCACTTTCGAGGGCCCGCTGCTCTCCATCCGCGCGGTCAATTCCCTCTCCCACTACACCGACTGGACCGTCGGCCACGTTCACTCCGGCGCGCTGGGCTGGAACGGCTTCATGGCCGCCGGCATGTTCTACTGGCTCGCCCCGCGCCTCTGGAAAACCAAGCTCTGGTCCACTTCGCTCGCCAACATGCACTTCTGGATCGGCCTGGTCGGCATCCTCCTTTACGTCGCCTCCATGTGGGTCGCCGGCATCACCCAGGGACTCATGCTTTCCGAGACCAATCCCGGCGGTGCCACACTGAAATACGAGTTTGTCGAGACCCTCAAGCAAATCAACCCGATGTATATCCTCCGCTCCATCGGCGGTACGTTCTACTTCCTCGGCTTCATCCTCTGTGCATTCAACATCTTCATGACCGCCCGTTCCGGGAAAGCCACCGACGACACCGTGGAGGTCAACGTCCTTGCCAAGGAGCAGAAGGACAAGCTCCGCATCGGCACCGCACTGCGCCAGGATCCCGTGGTCTATGCGGTCTCCGGCATCGCTTTCATGATCCTCTGGTTCCTGCTGCCGCCCCACGCGGACAAGGCCGCGCTCGTCGTCGCCGTCATCGTTTTCGCAAAGGGATTCCTGCTCTTCAAAAAGGAAACGAAATCCTGGTCCGACTACTTCGATAGCCTGCTGGAAAACTACCTTCCCTTCACCGTCCTCATCTTCTTCGCCGTCGCCATCGGCGGCGGGGTGCAGATCATCCCCTCGCTCCTCGTGAACAAGTCCACGAACATGGAGGATCGCATCCAGCTCCCCTACACCCCGCTCGAGCTCGCGGGCCGCGACATCTACGTCGCGGAGGGCTGCTACAACTGCCACTCGCAGATGATACGCACCCTCGTCCCGGATGTCCTCCGATACGGCCCAACCGAGGAGCAGGGATACTCCCGCATGGGTGAGTCCCTCTACGATCACCCCCACCAGTGGGGATCGAAACGCACCGGCCCAGACCTCGCCCGGGAAGGCGGTGCGCTCGCCGCAGGTTCCGAAACCATGCGCTCCGGCAAGCGTGACAACCTCTGGCACTTCAACCACTTCTGGGATCCCCGCCAGACATCCCCCGGCTCGAACATGCCGCCCTACGCATTCCTTTTCTCGAAAAAGGCGGACCTGAAGTCGCTCCCGAAGAAAATCGCCGCCCAGTCCGCGCTCGGCGTGCCATGGCCCGCCATGACGAAGGACGAGATCGAGCAATCCGCCCGCGACCAGGCCATGGAAATCAGCGACGCACTCGTGAAAGCCGGAGCCTTCCTCCCCGATGAAAGCGAACTCACCGAAGAGCAGCTCACGCGCCGCCTCGCGGACACGGAGGTAGTGGCCCTCATCGCCTACATGCAGAAACTCGGCACCTACGAGGCCAGCGCCCCGCTCAAGAAGATCAACGACCCCGACTCCCTCCGCGAAACCCGCCGCACCCCCGAACCCGCCCCCGAAGCCACCTCAGCCCGGTAA
- a CDS encoding class I SAM-dependent methyltransferase, with protein MIQRLPFSHEGIDGDVRRLRVLLGEVFTLAGLRFSGKLVVLNLACGRADETGVLAAAVAPAEIGFYLGMDLRSDAIGEARKRWELPGGEIDFREGNAAMIGRMEGLPEFDIVFIRHQNYWHEPMVWEGILDEALAALKDGGHLVCTSYFDLEHELLTASMRERGAVMLANLRNTSSRDLPDAEGKSVDRWVAVWGKA; from the coding sequence ATGATTCAGCGGCTCCCATTTTCCCACGAAGGCATAGACGGCGATGTCCGGCGGCTGCGGGTGCTTCTGGGCGAGGTGTTCACGCTGGCCGGACTGCGCTTTTCCGGAAAACTGGTGGTGCTGAACCTTGCCTGCGGGCGGGCGGATGAGACCGGGGTGCTGGCGGCGGCGGTGGCACCGGCGGAGATAGGGTTTTACCTCGGTATGGACCTGCGCAGCGATGCGATCGGGGAGGCGAGGAAACGCTGGGAGCTGCCGGGCGGTGAGATTGATTTCCGTGAGGGCAACGCGGCGATGATAGGCCGGATGGAGGGCTTGCCGGAGTTCGATATCGTTTTCATCCGCCACCAGAACTACTGGCATGAGCCGATGGTCTGGGAGGGCATCCTCGACGAGGCTTTGGCGGCGCTGAAGGACGGCGGCCATCTCGTATGCACGTCGTACTTCGATCTGGAGCACGAGCTTCTAACGGCAAGCATGAGGGAGAGAGGTGCGGTAATGCTTGCGAATCTCCGCAACACCAGCTCGCGCGACCTGCCTGATGCGGAAGGGAAGAGCGTGGATAGGTGGGTGGCGGTGTGGGGGAAGGCTTGA
- a CDS encoding NnrS family protein, translating into MTHPAAAWFSRPAAEPFRIFFPLGLLASAIGVMLWPAVFAGWIGYYPLEAHSRWMVIGLGGCFITGFLGTAGPRWIGTRPFRRDELLLYLALALSVMAALSLDRIPAADILSSAWLIGLLASLLGRFFTARRDVPPPGLPLAILGLAGAATAALASGLGITTTFPVNQFLRLLHFQGFLWLPILGVAPYLLPRFFGKSSLHSFEESLTIPAGWHRPFLESLAAGLLLIASFALEAWGIPAAGMMLRAATVTLHLALSVPGLFACGRSNGLGFAVRCFVPCAAAGWLLAAWFLPQRTGMLHLMFIGGCGLLMLAAATRVILGHNGRHDRLASPLRWCHALWFLVVFTAATRLSAEFIPAVRVSHLIHAALMWIAALAFWAWKIRRELNSPG; encoded by the coding sequence GTGACGCATCCCGCAGCGGCGTGGTTCAGCCGCCCCGCCGCAGAACCCTTCCGCATCTTTTTCCCGCTCGGGCTGCTCGCCTCCGCCATCGGCGTGATGCTCTGGCCTGCCGTTTTTGCGGGATGGATCGGCTACTATCCGCTGGAGGCGCACAGCCGATGGATGGTCATCGGGCTTGGCGGCTGCTTCATCACCGGCTTTCTCGGCACAGCCGGCCCGCGATGGATCGGCACCCGCCCTTTCCGCCGCGACGAGCTTTTGCTCTACCTCGCCCTCGCGCTATCGGTGATGGCCGCGCTTTCCCTGGACCGCATCCCTGCCGCAGACATTCTCTCCTCCGCCTGGCTCATCGGCTTGCTCGCGAGCCTGCTCGGACGGTTTTTCACAGCCCGCCGGGATGTCCCTCCCCCCGGCCTCCCGCTCGCGATCCTGGGTCTCGCCGGGGCCGCCACCGCCGCGCTCGCTTCCGGTCTCGGGATAACTACTACATTTCCAGTAAACCAATTCCTGCGCCTGCTTCATTTCCAGGGTTTTCTCTGGCTGCCCATACTCGGGGTCGCCCCCTATCTCCTGCCCCGCTTCTTCGGGAAAAGCTCCCTGCATTCCTTCGAGGAAAGCCTCACGATCCCCGCCGGCTGGCACCGCCCCTTTCTGGAATCCCTCGCCGCCGGCCTGCTGCTCATCGCCAGCTTCGCCCTCGAAGCATGGGGCATCCCCGCCGCCGGCATGATGCTCCGCGCCGCCACCGTCACCCTCCACCTCGCCCTCTCCGTCCCCGGGCTCTTCGCATGCGGCAGATCGAACGGCCTCGGCTTTGCCGTACGTTGTTTCGTCCCGTGCGCCGCCGCCGGATGGCTGCTTGCCGCATGGTTCCTGCCGCAGCGCACGGGCATGTTGCACCTCATGTTCATCGGTGGCTGCGGCCTGCTCATGCTGGCCGCAGCCACCCGCGTCATCCTCGGCCACAACGGACGCCATGACCGCCTCGCCTCGCCGCTGCGCTGGTGTCATGCCCTATGGTTTCTCGTTGTTTTCACCGCCGCCACCCGCCTCAGCGCGGAGTTCATCCCGGCTGTGCGCGTCTCACACCTCATCCACGCCGCGCTGATGTGGATCGCTGCCCTCGCTTTCTGGGCCTGGAAAATCCGCCGCGAACTCAACTCCCCCGGATGA
- a CDS encoding c-type cytochrome — translation MSNEPEIRRAQFAEKKGEVVLRDHVYDGIREYDQKLPNWWLVIFLAGNIFFVVWWFAYYNLGLSQTDEEKIDAAMAVIADAKAKALDEMLAKLTDEALVNEWATDASRVASGQAIYQQNCIACHGQDLAAKIDIGGGQSVPLPGLSLTDGEWKYGAKPMDIFRIINEGTPANSPGHNGAKMEAWGLKMPPVQVAELTAFIISENKAEFAE, via the coding sequence ATGTCCAACGAACCCGAAATCCGCCGCGCCCAATTCGCAGAAAAGAAAGGCGAGGTCGTGCTCCGCGACCACGTATACGATGGCATCCGCGAATACGACCAGAAGCTTCCCAACTGGTGGCTCGTCATCTTCCTGGCCGGCAACATCTTCTTCGTCGTCTGGTGGTTCGCCTACTACAACCTCGGCCTCTCGCAGACCGATGAGGAAAAGATCGATGCCGCCATGGCCGTCATCGCCGATGCGAAGGCCAAGGCGCTCGACGAAATGCTCGCCAAGCTCACCGACGAGGCCCTCGTCAACGAATGGGCCACGGATGCCTCCCGCGTCGCCTCCGGCCAGGCCATTTATCAGCAGAACTGCATCGCCTGCCACGGCCAGGATCTCGCCGCAAAGATAGACATCGGCGGAGGCCAGTCCGTCCCCCTCCCCGGCCTTTCGCTCACCGACGGCGAGTGGAAATACGGAGCCAAACCCATGGACATTTTCCGCATCATCAACGAAGGCACCCCCGCCAACTCGCCCGGCCACAACGGCGCGAAGATGGAAGCCTGGGGCCTGAAAATGCCCCCCGTCCAGGTCGCCGAGCTCACCGCTTTCATAATCAGCGAAAACAAGGCGGAGTTCGCAGAGTGA
- the nrdR gene encoding transcriptional repressor NrdR, translated as MRCVQCGSLKDKVLDSRSSKDGTTIRRRRECLKCGYRYTTYEQIERTELRVVKRDGTRESLHREKLMGGLVKACEKRPVSMERLDRAVEEILTDLHKDHLSEVPSASIGAKVMDKLHQIDPVAYVRYVSVYRQFENVKEFIDEIQSLSRRAARDTFQRRLFKE; from the coding sequence ATGCGTTGCGTCCAATGCGGTTCCCTAAAAGACAAAGTCCTCGACTCGCGTTCCTCGAAAGATGGGACGACGATACGTCGTCGTCGGGAATGCCTGAAGTGCGGCTACCGCTACACGACCTACGAGCAGATCGAGCGCACCGAGCTGCGGGTTGTGAAACGGGACGGCACGCGCGAATCGCTCCACCGGGAGAAGCTCATGGGCGGGCTGGTCAAGGCCTGCGAGAAACGCCCGGTTTCCATGGAGCGGCTCGACAGGGCGGTGGAGGAAATTTTGACCGACCTGCACAAGGATCATCTCAGCGAGGTGCCGTCCGCATCGATCGGCGCGAAGGTGATGGACAAGCTCCACCAGATCGATCCGGTGGCGTATGTTCGCTACGTATCAGTGTATCGGCAGTTCGAGAACGTCAAGGAGTTCATCGACGAGATCCAGTCGCTCTCACGCCGCGCCGCGCGCGACACCTTCCAGCGCCGCCTTTTCAAGGAATGA
- the dcm gene encoding DNA (cytosine-5-)-methyltransferase — protein sequence MPSEQPLYSVSEVADIFSVSKAVVESWGKSGKLTARREGRSGKRIYAAEDVRKLDPQNPFFHTGTPTPRPVPLRPYRLIELFAGAGGLALGLERAGMHSLMLNEIDRNACATLRANRPDWYVIQGGVANIDFKAYQGKADILAGGFPCQAFSYAGRKLGFKDTRGTLFYEWARAIDETRPAVVVAENVRGLLRHDGGRTLETMLAVIRELGYSPLEPRVLKAIHHRVPQKRERLIIAAFRNDVACHAGFGWPVPEGKIYTVRDALKRGELFPSDVPESPGERYTVAKAKVMGQVPPGGYWRDLPESVQREYMQKSFFLGGGKTGMARRMSWDEPCLTLTCSPAQKQTERCHPEETRPFTIREYARIQTFPDDWEFSGSRSSVYKQIGNAVPVNLAEALGLSIVAAMNRIEAAQAPKALLK from the coding sequence ATGCCAAGCGAACAGCCCCTGTATTCCGTTTCGGAGGTCGCTGACATTTTCTCGGTTTCCAAAGCTGTCGTGGAATCATGGGGGAAATCCGGCAAGCTCACCGCGCGCCGGGAGGGGCGTTCCGGCAAGCGCATCTATGCGGCGGAGGATGTCCGCAAGCTCGATCCGCAAAACCCGTTTTTCCACACCGGCACGCCGACGCCACGACCCGTGCCGCTGCGGCCTTACCGGCTCATCGAGCTTTTTGCCGGCGCCGGCGGGCTGGCGCTCGGCCTTGAGCGTGCCGGAATGCACTCCCTCATGCTCAACGAGATCGACAGGAATGCGTGCGCCACCCTCCGCGCCAACCGCCCGGATTGGTATGTGATCCAGGGCGGCGTCGCCAACATCGACTTCAAGGCCTACCAAGGAAAGGCCGACATTTTGGCAGGAGGCTTTCCTTGCCAGGCCTTCAGCTACGCGGGCAGGAAGCTCGGTTTCAAGGACACGCGCGGCACGCTTTTCTACGAATGGGCGCGCGCCATCGACGAGACGAGGCCCGCGGTGGTCGTTGCGGAAAACGTGCGCGGCCTGCTGCGCCATGATGGGGGCCGCACGCTGGAAACCATGCTCGCCGTCATCCGCGAGCTCGGCTACTCGCCGCTCGAACCGCGCGTCCTGAAAGCGATCCATCACCGAGTGCCGCAGAAACGCGAGCGCCTGATCATCGCAGCCTTCCGCAACGATGTTGCGTGCCATGCGGGGTTCGGGTGGCCCGTCCCCGAGGGGAAAATCTACACCGTCCGCGATGCCTTGAAGCGCGGCGAGCTGTTCCCCAGTGACGTGCCGGAATCTCCCGGCGAGCGCTACACGGTAGCGAAGGCAAAAGTCATGGGGCAGGTGCCGCCCGGCGGTTACTGGCGGGATTTGCCCGAAAGCGTCCAGCGCGAGTATATGCAGAAAAGCTTTTTCCTCGGCGGAGGGAAAACCGGCATGGCCCGGCGCATGAGCTGGGACGAGCCATGCCTGACGCTCACCTGCTCGCCCGCGCAGAAACAGACCGAGCGCTGCCACCCGGAGGAGACCCGCCCCTTCACGATCCGCGAGTACGCCCGGATCCAGACCTTTCCCGACGATTGGGAGTTCTCGGGTTCCAGGTCATCGGTTTACAAACAGATCGGCAACGCCGTCCCGGTCAACCTCGCCGAGGCGCTGGGACTGTCCATCGTCGCCGCGATGAACCGCATCGAGGCGGCTCAGGCTCCGAAGGCGTTGCTGAAATAG